In a single window of the Papaver somniferum cultivar HN1 chromosome 8, ASM357369v1, whole genome shotgun sequence genome:
- the LOC113303153 gene encoding uncharacterized protein LOC113303153 isoform X1, whose product MMATTSTSSPFTRSYLLSLTSSFSNSRYPLQLTTLSSSTSSIFQSSSRKNSSSKLFCYSQSAISRRGTFDPELRSVLELATDSELYEIERILFGPSYFSPLLKSIENRGNADFIMIEEDFEERDNFIELLESRFLYLGADARSTLRGWRPSYRDILLSVRRKLSIPCSSKLSTEDLEVEIFLHLLQEYSSDITLQHGLSQWKVQAFAALKIGAVELKSMILKGGGMLTLAKVYQLLARRLSGKMLFQAANYQVRHELIREGGKLAAINLESRAALLAAGQGLAGAASRYLGLRNTMMLLGPVLWGTFLADVVIQMLGTDYARILRAIYAFAQIRVTRTYKWETDENRFA is encoded by the exons ATGATGGCCACTACATCAACTTCTTCTCCGTTTACTCGCAGTTACCTCCTTTCTTTAACTTCCTCATTCTCGAACTCAAGATATCCACTACAATTAACAACTCTCAGTTCATCAACTTCATCT ATTTTTCAGTCTTCATCGCGTAAAAATAGTagttcaaaactcttttgttactCACAATCAGCCATTTCCAGAAGAG GTACTTTTGATCCTGAGCTGCGTTCAGTGTTGGAACTTGCAACGGATTCTGAATTGTATGAAATTGAAAGGATCCTTTTTGGTCCAAG CTATTTTAGTCCGTTACTAAAATCAATAGAAAACAGAGGTAATGCTGATTTTATCATGATTGAAGAGGACTTTGAAGAGAGAGACAATTTCATCGAACTTCTTGAATCACGGTTTCTATATCTGGGAGCTGATGCTCGGTCTACATTAAG GGGTTGGAGGCCTTCTTATAGAGATATATTGCTAAGTGTGAGAAGGAAATTGAGTATTCCTTGTTCCAGTAAACTGTCGACTGAAGACCTAGAGGTCGAGATTTTTCTTCATCTGTTGCAGGAGTACTCAAG TGATATAACCTTACAACATGGACTCAGTCAGTGGAAGGTGCAAGCGTTTGCTGCTTTGAAGATTGGGGCAGTGGAGCTGAAGTCAATGATTCTGAAG GGAGGGGGCATGCTTACTTTGGCGAAAGTTTATCAACTG CTAGCAAGGAGATTGTCCGGAAAGATGCTATTTCAAGCTGCCAACTATCAAGTGAGGCACGAACTTATAAGGGAG GGTGGAAAATTGGCTGCTATAAATCTGGAGTCCAGGGCTGCTTTGCTGGCAGCAGGACAG GGGTTAGCTGGGGCCGCATCGAGGTATCTAGGGCTCAGAAATACGATGATGTTACTTGGCCCAGT GTTGTGGGGAACATTTCTGGCAGATGTTGTCATTCAAATGCTTGGAACAGATTATGCTAGAATTTTGCGAGCAATCTATGCATTTGCACAG ATCCGTGTCACACGCACATATAAGTG
- the LOC113303153 gene encoding uncharacterized protein LOC113303153 isoform X2 encodes MMATTSTSSPFTRSYLLSLTSSFSNSRYPLQLTTLSSSTSSIFQSSSRKNSSSKLFCYSQSAISRRGTFDPELRSVLELATDSELYEIERILFGPSYFSPLLKSIENRGNADFIMIEEDFEERDNFIELLESRFLYLGADARSTLRGWRPSYRDILLSVRRKLSIPCSSKLSTEDLEVEIFLHLLQEYSSDITLQHGLSQWKVQAFAALKIGAVELKSMILKGGGMLTLAKVYQLLARRLSGKMLFQAANYQVRHELIRELTRMFWLKSCREDSLAVLAGSWELYVHQNKMPTIYLCTYIYSSATAKMYVYEACERKRFHMQ; translated from the exons ATGATGGCCACTACATCAACTTCTTCTCCGTTTACTCGCAGTTACCTCCTTTCTTTAACTTCCTCATTCTCGAACTCAAGATATCCACTACAATTAACAACTCTCAGTTCATCAACTTCATCT ATTTTTCAGTCTTCATCGCGTAAAAATAGTagttcaaaactcttttgttactCACAATCAGCCATTTCCAGAAGAG GTACTTTTGATCCTGAGCTGCGTTCAGTGTTGGAACTTGCAACGGATTCTGAATTGTATGAAATTGAAAGGATCCTTTTTGGTCCAAG CTATTTTAGTCCGTTACTAAAATCAATAGAAAACAGAGGTAATGCTGATTTTATCATGATTGAAGAGGACTTTGAAGAGAGAGACAATTTCATCGAACTTCTTGAATCACGGTTTCTATATCTGGGAGCTGATGCTCGGTCTACATTAAG GGGTTGGAGGCCTTCTTATAGAGATATATTGCTAAGTGTGAGAAGGAAATTGAGTATTCCTTGTTCCAGTAAACTGTCGACTGAAGACCTAGAGGTCGAGATTTTTCTTCATCTGTTGCAGGAGTACTCAAG TGATATAACCTTACAACATGGACTCAGTCAGTGGAAGGTGCAAGCGTTTGCTGCTTTGAAGATTGGGGCAGTGGAGCTGAAGTCAATGATTCTGAAG GGAGGGGGCATGCTTACTTTGGCGAAAGTTTATCAACTG CTAGCAAGGAGATTGTCCGGAAAGATGCTATTTCAAGCTGCCAACTATCAAGTGAGGCACGAACTTATAAGGGAG TTAACCAGAATGTTTTGGTTAAAAAGTTGCCGAGAGGATAGTCTGGCTGTGCTTGCCGGGTCATGGGAGTTGTATGTGCATCAAAATAAG ATGCCTACAATTTATCTATGCACATACATTTACAGTTCAGCCACGGCCAAGATGTATGTATATGAAGCATGTGAACGAAAAAGATTTCACATGCAATAG
- the LOC113303153 gene encoding uncharacterized protein LOC113303153 isoform X6: protein MMATTSTSSPFTRSYLLSLTSSFSNSRYPLQLTTLSSSTSSIFQSSSRKNSSSKLFCYSQSAISRRGTFDPELRSVLELATDSELYEIERILFGPSYFSPLLKSIENRGNADFIMIEEDFEERDNFIELLESRFLYLGADARSTLRGWRPSYRDILLSVRRKLSIPCSSKLSTEDLEVEIFLHLLQEYSSDITLQHGLSQWKVQAFAALKIGAVELKSMILKGGGMLTLAKVYQLLARRLSGKMLFQAANYQVRHELIREGGKLAAINLESRAALLAAGQFSHGQDVCI, encoded by the exons ATGATGGCCACTACATCAACTTCTTCTCCGTTTACTCGCAGTTACCTCCTTTCTTTAACTTCCTCATTCTCGAACTCAAGATATCCACTACAATTAACAACTCTCAGTTCATCAACTTCATCT ATTTTTCAGTCTTCATCGCGTAAAAATAGTagttcaaaactcttttgttactCACAATCAGCCATTTCCAGAAGAG GTACTTTTGATCCTGAGCTGCGTTCAGTGTTGGAACTTGCAACGGATTCTGAATTGTATGAAATTGAAAGGATCCTTTTTGGTCCAAG CTATTTTAGTCCGTTACTAAAATCAATAGAAAACAGAGGTAATGCTGATTTTATCATGATTGAAGAGGACTTTGAAGAGAGAGACAATTTCATCGAACTTCTTGAATCACGGTTTCTATATCTGGGAGCTGATGCTCGGTCTACATTAAG GGGTTGGAGGCCTTCTTATAGAGATATATTGCTAAGTGTGAGAAGGAAATTGAGTATTCCTTGTTCCAGTAAACTGTCGACTGAAGACCTAGAGGTCGAGATTTTTCTTCATCTGTTGCAGGAGTACTCAAG TGATATAACCTTACAACATGGACTCAGTCAGTGGAAGGTGCAAGCGTTTGCTGCTTTGAAGATTGGGGCAGTGGAGCTGAAGTCAATGATTCTGAAG GGAGGGGGCATGCTTACTTTGGCGAAAGTTTATCAACTG CTAGCAAGGAGATTGTCCGGAAAGATGCTATTTCAAGCTGCCAACTATCAAGTGAGGCACGAACTTATAAGGGAG GGTGGAAAATTGGCTGCTATAAATCTGGAGTCCAGGGCTGCTTTGCTGGCAGCAGGACAG TTCAGCCACGGCCAAGATGTATGTATATGA
- the LOC113303153 gene encoding uncharacterized protein LOC113303153 isoform X8 — MMATTSTSSPFTRSYLLSLTSSFSNSRYPLQLTTLSSSTSSIFQSSSRKNSSSKLFCYSQSAISRRGTFDPELRSVLELATDSELYEIERILFGPSYFSPLLKSIENRGNADFIMIEEDFEERDNFIELLESRFLYLGADARSTLRGWRPSYRDILLSVRRKLSIPCSSKLSTEDLEVEIFLHLLQEYSSDITLQHGLSQWKVQAFAALKIGAVELKSMILKGGGMLTLAKVYQLLARRLSGKMLFQAANYQVRHELIREGGKLAAINLESRAALLAAGQVI, encoded by the exons ATGATGGCCACTACATCAACTTCTTCTCCGTTTACTCGCAGTTACCTCCTTTCTTTAACTTCCTCATTCTCGAACTCAAGATATCCACTACAATTAACAACTCTCAGTTCATCAACTTCATCT ATTTTTCAGTCTTCATCGCGTAAAAATAGTagttcaaaactcttttgttactCACAATCAGCCATTTCCAGAAGAG GTACTTTTGATCCTGAGCTGCGTTCAGTGTTGGAACTTGCAACGGATTCTGAATTGTATGAAATTGAAAGGATCCTTTTTGGTCCAAG CTATTTTAGTCCGTTACTAAAATCAATAGAAAACAGAGGTAATGCTGATTTTATCATGATTGAAGAGGACTTTGAAGAGAGAGACAATTTCATCGAACTTCTTGAATCACGGTTTCTATATCTGGGAGCTGATGCTCGGTCTACATTAAG GGGTTGGAGGCCTTCTTATAGAGATATATTGCTAAGTGTGAGAAGGAAATTGAGTATTCCTTGTTCCAGTAAACTGTCGACTGAAGACCTAGAGGTCGAGATTTTTCTTCATCTGTTGCAGGAGTACTCAAG TGATATAACCTTACAACATGGACTCAGTCAGTGGAAGGTGCAAGCGTTTGCTGCTTTGAAGATTGGGGCAGTGGAGCTGAAGTCAATGATTCTGAAG GGAGGGGGCATGCTTACTTTGGCGAAAGTTTATCAACTG CTAGCAAGGAGATTGTCCGGAAAGATGCTATTTCAAGCTGCCAACTATCAAGTGAGGCACGAACTTATAAGGGAG GGTGGAAAATTGGCTGCTATAAATCTGGAGTCCAGGGCTGCTTTGCTGGCAGCAGGACAGGTAATTTAA
- the LOC113303153 gene encoding uncharacterized protein LOC113303153 isoform X5, which yields MMATTSTSSPFTRSYLLSLTSSFSNSRYPLQLTTLSSSTSSIFQSSSRKNSSSKLFCYSQSAISRRGTFDPELRSVLELATDSELYEIERILFGPSYFSPLLKSIENRGNADFIMIEEDFEERDNFIELLESRFLYLGADARSTLRGWRPSYRDILLSVRRKLSIPCSSKLSTEDLEVEIFLHLLQEYSSDITLQHGLSQWKVQAFAALKIGAVELKSMILKGGGMLTLAKVYQLLARRLSGKMLFQAANYQVRHELIRELAFYGSRCHAYNTTFGVRNRFQLRPVRVENWLL from the exons ATGATGGCCACTACATCAACTTCTTCTCCGTTTACTCGCAGTTACCTCCTTTCTTTAACTTCCTCATTCTCGAACTCAAGATATCCACTACAATTAACAACTCTCAGTTCATCAACTTCATCT ATTTTTCAGTCTTCATCGCGTAAAAATAGTagttcaaaactcttttgttactCACAATCAGCCATTTCCAGAAGAG GTACTTTTGATCCTGAGCTGCGTTCAGTGTTGGAACTTGCAACGGATTCTGAATTGTATGAAATTGAAAGGATCCTTTTTGGTCCAAG CTATTTTAGTCCGTTACTAAAATCAATAGAAAACAGAGGTAATGCTGATTTTATCATGATTGAAGAGGACTTTGAAGAGAGAGACAATTTCATCGAACTTCTTGAATCACGGTTTCTATATCTGGGAGCTGATGCTCGGTCTACATTAAG GGGTTGGAGGCCTTCTTATAGAGATATATTGCTAAGTGTGAGAAGGAAATTGAGTATTCCTTGTTCCAGTAAACTGTCGACTGAAGACCTAGAGGTCGAGATTTTTCTTCATCTGTTGCAGGAGTACTCAAG TGATATAACCTTACAACATGGACTCAGTCAGTGGAAGGTGCAAGCGTTTGCTGCTTTGAAGATTGGGGCAGTGGAGCTGAAGTCAATGATTCTGAAG GGAGGGGGCATGCTTACTTTGGCGAAAGTTTATCAACTG CTAGCAAGGAGATTGTCCGGAAAGATGCTATTTCAAGCTGCCAACTATCAAGTGAGGCACGAACTTATAAGGGAG CTTGCATTCTATGGGTCTCGTTGTCATGCGTATAACACCACTTTCGGAGTACGAAATCGTTTCCAATTAAGGCCTGTTAG GGTGGAAAATTGGCTGCTATAA
- the LOC113303153 gene encoding uncharacterized protein LOC113303153 isoform X4 codes for MMATTSTSSPFTRSYLLSLTSSFSNSRYPLQLTTLSSSTSSIFQSSSRKNSSSKLFCYSQSAISRRGTFDPELRSVLELATDSELYEIERILFGPSYFSPLLKSIENRGNADFIMIEEDFEERDNFIELLESRFLYLGADARSTLRGWRPSYRDILLSVRRKLSIPCSSKLSTEDLEVEIFLHLLQEYSSDITLQHGLSQWKVQAFAALKIGAVELKSMILKGGGMLTLAKVYQLLARRLSGKMLFQAANYQVRHELIRELTRMFWLKSCREDSLAVLAGSWELYVHQNKVTFARVE; via the exons ATGATGGCCACTACATCAACTTCTTCTCCGTTTACTCGCAGTTACCTCCTTTCTTTAACTTCCTCATTCTCGAACTCAAGATATCCACTACAATTAACAACTCTCAGTTCATCAACTTCATCT ATTTTTCAGTCTTCATCGCGTAAAAATAGTagttcaaaactcttttgttactCACAATCAGCCATTTCCAGAAGAG GTACTTTTGATCCTGAGCTGCGTTCAGTGTTGGAACTTGCAACGGATTCTGAATTGTATGAAATTGAAAGGATCCTTTTTGGTCCAAG CTATTTTAGTCCGTTACTAAAATCAATAGAAAACAGAGGTAATGCTGATTTTATCATGATTGAAGAGGACTTTGAAGAGAGAGACAATTTCATCGAACTTCTTGAATCACGGTTTCTATATCTGGGAGCTGATGCTCGGTCTACATTAAG GGGTTGGAGGCCTTCTTATAGAGATATATTGCTAAGTGTGAGAAGGAAATTGAGTATTCCTTGTTCCAGTAAACTGTCGACTGAAGACCTAGAGGTCGAGATTTTTCTTCATCTGTTGCAGGAGTACTCAAG TGATATAACCTTACAACATGGACTCAGTCAGTGGAAGGTGCAAGCGTTTGCTGCTTTGAAGATTGGGGCAGTGGAGCTGAAGTCAATGATTCTGAAG GGAGGGGGCATGCTTACTTTGGCGAAAGTTTATCAACTG CTAGCAAGGAGATTGTCCGGAAAGATGCTATTTCAAGCTGCCAACTATCAAGTGAGGCACGAACTTATAAGGGAG TTAACCAGAATGTTTTGGTTAAAAAGTTGCCGAGAGGATAGTCTGGCTGTGCTTGCCGGGTCATGGGAGTTGTATGTGCATCAAAATAAGGTAACGTTTGCTCGAGTGGAATAG
- the LOC113303153 gene encoding uncharacterized protein LOC113303153 isoform X3 — protein sequence MMATTSTSSPFTRSYLLSLTSSFSNSRYPLQLTTLSSSTSSIFQSSSRKNSSSKLFCYSQSAISRRGTFDPELRSVLELATDSELYEIERILFGPSYFSPLLKSIENRGNADFIMIEEDFEERDNFIELLESRFLYLGADARSTLRGWRPSYRDILLSVRRKLSIPCSSKLSTEDLEVEIFLHLLQEYSSDITLQHGLSQWKVQAFAALKIGAVELKSMILKGGGMLTLAKVYQLLARRLSGKMLFQAANYQVRHELIRELAFYGSRCHAYNTTFGVRNRFQLRPVRSVNQNVLVKKLPRG from the exons ATGATGGCCACTACATCAACTTCTTCTCCGTTTACTCGCAGTTACCTCCTTTCTTTAACTTCCTCATTCTCGAACTCAAGATATCCACTACAATTAACAACTCTCAGTTCATCAACTTCATCT ATTTTTCAGTCTTCATCGCGTAAAAATAGTagttcaaaactcttttgttactCACAATCAGCCATTTCCAGAAGAG GTACTTTTGATCCTGAGCTGCGTTCAGTGTTGGAACTTGCAACGGATTCTGAATTGTATGAAATTGAAAGGATCCTTTTTGGTCCAAG CTATTTTAGTCCGTTACTAAAATCAATAGAAAACAGAGGTAATGCTGATTTTATCATGATTGAAGAGGACTTTGAAGAGAGAGACAATTTCATCGAACTTCTTGAATCACGGTTTCTATATCTGGGAGCTGATGCTCGGTCTACATTAAG GGGTTGGAGGCCTTCTTATAGAGATATATTGCTAAGTGTGAGAAGGAAATTGAGTATTCCTTGTTCCAGTAAACTGTCGACTGAAGACCTAGAGGTCGAGATTTTTCTTCATCTGTTGCAGGAGTACTCAAG TGATATAACCTTACAACATGGACTCAGTCAGTGGAAGGTGCAAGCGTTTGCTGCTTTGAAGATTGGGGCAGTGGAGCTGAAGTCAATGATTCTGAAG GGAGGGGGCATGCTTACTTTGGCGAAAGTTTATCAACTG CTAGCAAGGAGATTGTCCGGAAAGATGCTATTTCAAGCTGCCAACTATCAAGTGAGGCACGAACTTATAAGGGAG CTTGCATTCTATGGGTCTCGTTGTCATGCGTATAACACCACTTTCGGAGTACGAAATCGTTTCCAATTAAGGCCTGTTAG ATCAGTTAACCAGAATGTTTTGGTTAAAAAGTTGCCGAGAGGATAG
- the LOC113303153 gene encoding uncharacterized protein LOC113303153 isoform X7, with product MMATTSTSSPFTRSYLLSLTSSFSNSRYPLQLTTLSSSTSSIFQSSSRKNSSSKLFCYSQSAISRRGTFDPELRSVLELATDSELYEIERILFGPSYFSPLLKSIENRGNADFIMIEEDFEERDNFIELLESRFLYLGADARSTLRGWRPSYRDILLSVRRKLSIPCSSKLSTEDLEVEIFLHLLQEYSSDITLQHGLSQWKVQAFAALKIGAVELKSMILKGGGMLTLAKVYQLLARRLSGKMLFQAANYQVRHELIRELAFYGSRCHAYNTTFGVRNRFQLRPVS from the exons ATGATGGCCACTACATCAACTTCTTCTCCGTTTACTCGCAGTTACCTCCTTTCTTTAACTTCCTCATTCTCGAACTCAAGATATCCACTACAATTAACAACTCTCAGTTCATCAACTTCATCT ATTTTTCAGTCTTCATCGCGTAAAAATAGTagttcaaaactcttttgttactCACAATCAGCCATTTCCAGAAGAG GTACTTTTGATCCTGAGCTGCGTTCAGTGTTGGAACTTGCAACGGATTCTGAATTGTATGAAATTGAAAGGATCCTTTTTGGTCCAAG CTATTTTAGTCCGTTACTAAAATCAATAGAAAACAGAGGTAATGCTGATTTTATCATGATTGAAGAGGACTTTGAAGAGAGAGACAATTTCATCGAACTTCTTGAATCACGGTTTCTATATCTGGGAGCTGATGCTCGGTCTACATTAAG GGGTTGGAGGCCTTCTTATAGAGATATATTGCTAAGTGTGAGAAGGAAATTGAGTATTCCTTGTTCCAGTAAACTGTCGACTGAAGACCTAGAGGTCGAGATTTTTCTTCATCTGTTGCAGGAGTACTCAAG TGATATAACCTTACAACATGGACTCAGTCAGTGGAAGGTGCAAGCGTTTGCTGCTTTGAAGATTGGGGCAGTGGAGCTGAAGTCAATGATTCTGAAG GGAGGGGGCATGCTTACTTTGGCGAAAGTTTATCAACTG CTAGCAAGGAGATTGTCCGGAAAGATGCTATTTCAAGCTGCCAACTATCAAGTGAGGCACGAACTTATAAGGGAG CTTGCATTCTATGGGTCTCGTTGTCATGCGTATAACACCACTTTCGGAGTACGAAATCGTTTCCAATTAAGGCCTGTTAG TTAA